A single region of the Idiomarinaceae bacterium HL-53 genome encodes:
- a CDS encoding pantothenate synthetase, with amino-acid sequence MTMQQIESIQALRAKRDQWRACSERVAFVPTMGNLHEGHLALVKKAKELADRVVVSIFVNPMQFGANEDLSRYPRTLAEDKVALESCGVDVVFTPLVDDVYPRGLAQQTQVAVPDISNILCGQSRPGHFQGVATVVCKLFNMVQPDIAIFGKKDYQQLLVIKLMVADLSFPTEIVGVDTARNTQGLALSSRNGYLSAEQKQAATIIYQSMRALVLDIEGGATLPSAIAIAKQAWQQHGLVPDYLEVRRQEDLGLPTQQDTKLVVLAAAYIENTRLIDNLEFTL; translated from the coding sequence ATGACCATGCAGCAGATCGAGAGTATTCAAGCACTACGTGCGAAACGAGACCAATGGCGAGCTTGCAGTGAGCGAGTTGCCTTTGTTCCCACCATGGGCAACTTGCATGAAGGTCATTTAGCGCTCGTTAAAAAGGCAAAGGAGCTCGCTGACCGGGTTGTTGTTTCGATTTTCGTGAACCCAATGCAATTTGGAGCGAATGAAGATCTATCTCGTTATCCTCGCACCCTTGCTGAGGACAAAGTAGCGTTAGAATCCTGTGGTGTTGACGTTGTATTCACTCCACTCGTTGATGACGTTTACCCGCGTGGCCTTGCGCAACAAACACAAGTAGCCGTTCCTGATATTTCGAATATTCTTTGTGGGCAAAGTCGTCCGGGGCACTTTCAAGGCGTCGCAACGGTTGTTTGTAAGTTGTTTAATATGGTGCAGCCAGACATTGCGATCTTTGGCAAGAAGGATTACCAGCAGCTGTTGGTTATTAAACTCATGGTAGCCGACCTTTCTTTTCCAACAGAAATCGTGGGGGTTGATACCGCACGGAATACTCAAGGGCTCGCACTCAGCTCCCGCAATGGCTATTTATCTGCAGAACAAAAGCAAGCGGCCACCATTATTTATCAATCAATGCGAGCGCTCGTGCTTGATATTGAGGGCGGCGCAACATTACCCTCAGCGATTGCAATCGCCAAGCAAGCCTGGCAACAGCATGGCTTGGTTCCAGATTACCTTGAGGTGCGACGCCAAGAGGATCTTGGGTTACCCACGCAGCAAGATACCAAACTCGTGGTACTCGCCGCTGCATACATTGAAAATACCCGTTTAATCGACAATCTAGAATTCACGCTTTAG
- a CDS encoding 3-methyl-2-oxobutanoate hydroxymethyltransferase, whose amino-acid sequence MSRMQISTLQKMKRESEKITALTAYDASFSKLFVEAGVEVMLIGDSLGMVLHGEATTLGVSVADIAYHTKAVRAGAPDAFIIADMPFMSYPTPDKAAENAAILMRAGANMVKMEGGDWLVKTVQHLTQQGIPVCAHLGLLPQQVNIIGGYKVQGKTPEQADILISSGQALEAAGAQLLVVECIPTSLGKRFSESLSLPVIGIGAGAQTDGQILVMHDMLGMNADYLPKFTKNFLAGTDSLESAVKHYVKAVKSGTFPAAEHSFS is encoded by the coding sequence ATGAGTCGCATGCAAATTTCTACACTGCAAAAAATGAAACGAGAAAGCGAGAAGATCACGGCTCTTACTGCATATGACGCTAGTTTTAGTAAGCTCTTTGTTGAAGCGGGTGTCGAAGTCATGTTAATCGGTGACTCGCTCGGAATGGTTTTGCATGGTGAGGCTACAACACTTGGCGTGTCAGTCGCTGATATTGCCTATCACACCAAGGCAGTTCGTGCCGGGGCACCTGACGCCTTCATTATTGCAGACATGCCGTTCATGAGCTACCCAACGCCAGATAAAGCCGCCGAAAATGCAGCAATACTCATGCGTGCAGGGGCTAACATGGTGAAAATGGAGGGTGGAGATTGGCTCGTTAAAACCGTGCAGCATTTAACCCAACAGGGAATTCCTGTTTGTGCCCACCTCGGCCTCTTACCGCAGCAAGTGAATATTATAGGCGGCTACAAGGTACAGGGAAAAACACCTGAACAAGCCGATATATTAATTTCCTCGGGACAAGCGCTCGAAGCCGCCGGTGCACAACTGCTTGTGGTTGAGTGCATTCCTACCTCGTTAGGAAAACGTTTTAGCGAAAGTCTCTCCCTTCCTGTGATTGGTATCGGTGCGGGTGCACAAACCGATGGCCAGATCTTAGTGATGCATGACATGTTGGGCATGAATGCAGATTACTTACCTAAGTTCACGAAAAACTTTTTAGCCGGTACTGACAGCTTAGAGAGCGCTGTGAAGCATTATGTAAAAGCAGTTAAGTCAGGAACCTTCCCAGCCGCAGAGCATAGCTTCAGCTAA
- a CDS encoding 2-amino-4-hydroxy-6-hydroxymethyldihydropteridinediphosphokinase: MVMHTCYVGVGANLGNPEAQIRSAYSYLQQAPCISELCASSLYASKPMGPQDQPDYVNAVFGFGTSLDPIPLLDLLQHIEHEHHRVRKERWGARTLDLDLLFYSMESIESERLQVPHPGILVREFVVIPLAEIAPTWVLPNGCEANAYAEKIETRALIKIGSI, translated from the coding sequence ATGGTAATGCATACGTGTTATGTCGGTGTAGGTGCGAACCTCGGCAACCCCGAAGCGCAAATTCGAAGCGCGTACTCGTATTTGCAGCAGGCGCCCTGCATCAGTGAACTTTGCGCCTCGTCACTCTATGCGTCGAAACCAATGGGACCGCAAGACCAACCGGATTATGTTAACGCAGTGTTTGGGTTTGGAACCTCACTCGACCCCATCCCCCTGTTAGATTTATTGCAGCACATTGAACATGAACACCACCGCGTTCGAAAAGAGCGTTGGGGAGCACGTACGTTAGATTTGGATTTGCTCTTTTACAGCATGGAAAGCATTGAGAGCGAGCGCCTGCAAGTTCCTCATCCCGGTATTTTGGTACGCGAATTTGTAGTCATTCCATTGGCTGAAATAGCCCCTACATGGGTTCTTCCAAACGGTTGCGAGGCAAACGCCTATGCCGAGAAAATCGAAACCCGAGCGCTCATAAAAATCGGTTCTATCTAG
- a CDS encoding poly(A) polymerase, which translates to MSIIKKLLGKRTVPVAPRVTVIPRDRHPISRNDISEHALKVLYRLHKSGYDAYLVGGCVRDLLLGVVPKDFDVVTNATPEQIRGLFKNCRLIGRRFRLAHIVFGREIIEVATFRGPHDGEEDAVGKARTSQKGMVLRDNVFGSIEEDAARRDFTVNALYYNIADFAIYDFVNGMEDLEAGVLKLIGDPEQRYREDPVRMLRAARFATKLSLKIDDSCRLPIPKLAYLLDDIPAARLFEESLKLFLGQRALANFEVLNELGLMSHLIPMLKVPLRDPRSIEYKMLAQVMRDTDARISADKSVNPGYLFAAMLWYPTVARAQEIMQEATLNEYDAYQIAAAEVTSIQARSISLPKRFSLPMRDIWLLQLRLLQQTPAKAKRLLGHPKFRAGFDFLLLRSKVENDPILQRLAEFWQQLQTEFPEQVNSSNHAPKAVKRRSGRRRNRGPRKNKPAQ; encoded by the coding sequence TTGAGTATTATCAAAAAACTTTTAGGGAAAAGAACGGTACCCGTGGCACCACGAGTAACCGTAATTCCTCGTGACCGACATCCGATTTCACGCAATGACATTTCTGAGCATGCACTCAAAGTATTGTATCGCTTACATAAATCGGGTTATGACGCTTACCTTGTTGGCGGATGTGTCCGCGACCTGCTGTTAGGTGTTGTCCCTAAAGATTTCGATGTAGTAACGAATGCCACTCCTGAGCAAATTAGAGGTCTTTTTAAAAATTGTCGCCTGATTGGACGCCGATTCCGCCTCGCGCACATTGTTTTTGGGCGCGAAATTATTGAAGTAGCAACATTCCGCGGTCCGCACGACGGCGAAGAAGATGCCGTAGGAAAGGCGCGTACCTCACAGAAAGGGATGGTACTTCGAGATAATGTCTTTGGCTCAATTGAAGAAGACGCCGCTCGCCGCGATTTCACCGTCAACGCGTTGTATTACAACATCGCAGACTTTGCCATTTACGATTTTGTGAATGGCATGGAAGATTTGGAGGCCGGCGTTTTAAAGCTCATTGGTGATCCTGAGCAGCGTTATCGGGAAGACCCAGTGCGCATGCTCCGTGCAGCCCGCTTTGCCACGAAATTAAGTTTGAAAATAGACGATAGCTGCAGGCTACCGATTCCCAAACTTGCTTACTTGTTGGACGACATTCCTGCCGCAAGATTGTTTGAAGAGTCTCTCAAACTCTTTTTGGGCCAGCGCGCACTTGCAAACTTTGAAGTTCTCAATGAATTAGGACTCATGTCGCACCTGATCCCTATGCTAAAAGTGCCATTGCGTGATCCAAGAAGTATCGAATATAAAATGCTTGCGCAGGTGATGCGAGACACTGACGCACGCATTAGCGCCGACAAATCGGTTAACCCTGGCTATTTGTTTGCTGCGATGCTTTGGTACCCGACGGTCGCCCGTGCTCAAGAAATTATGCAAGAGGCCACCTTAAATGAATACGATGCATACCAAATAGCAGCTGCTGAAGTGACATCGATTCAAGCGCGCTCAATTTCTCTGCCAAAACGCTTTTCGCTGCCAATGCGCGATATTTGGCTACTGCAATTGCGATTACTTCAGCAAACGCCGGCGAAAGCAAAACGTCTGCTTGGTCATCCCAAGTTCAGAGCTGGCTTCGATTTTCTATTGTTGCGTAGCAAAGTTGAGAACGACCCAATCCTGCAGCGCTTGGCTGAATTTTGGCAACAATTACAAACTGAGTTTCCAGAGCAAGTAAATTCTTCAAACCATGCTCCTAAAGCAGTAAAACGTAGATCGGGGCGCAGGCGCAACCGCGGTCCACGTAAAAACAAACCGGCACAGTAA
- a CDS encoding glutamyl-Q tRNA(Asp) synthetase, translating into MALGIPVQSELLNKHYRGRFAPSPSGPLHAGSLVAALASYLDARAYGGTWLVRIENIDPPREVPKAADIILEQLATHGLEWDEPVYYQALSEPFFSRVLNLLIERGQAYYCNCTRKEIQARGGHYDGHCRNLKRSAKGASVRFKNDHASKFFQDGILGSIEVPEEFTQEDFVLKRRDSLWAYQLAVVLDDYRQGITHVVRGQDLLFPTVWQLALWHGLEHIIPLLNDFDIRSPPIYSHVKLQLDAQGRKLSKQNHAPALETEFANKNLCNALRGLEIKVPSELENASVREIIHYGIESWRHRKMFKST; encoded by the coding sequence TTGGCGCTAGGTATTCCAGTGCAAAGCGAACTTCTAAACAAGCACTACCGGGGGCGTTTTGCCCCCAGTCCATCGGGCCCGCTGCATGCGGGCTCTTTAGTTGCTGCCCTTGCCAGTTATCTAGACGCACGAGCCTATGGTGGGACATGGTTAGTTCGGATAGAAAATATTGACCCGCCGCGTGAAGTTCCAAAGGCTGCAGACATCATTTTAGAACAGCTCGCAACACATGGCTTGGAGTGGGATGAGCCGGTTTATTATCAGGCACTTTCCGAGCCCTTTTTTTCGCGAGTACTCAACCTGCTCATTGAGCGAGGTCAGGCCTATTACTGCAACTGCACACGCAAAGAAATTCAGGCACGCGGAGGCCATTACGACGGTCACTGTAGAAACTTAAAAAGAAGCGCCAAAGGCGCAAGTGTTCGCTTTAAGAACGACCATGCCTCAAAATTCTTTCAAGACGGTATCCTTGGTTCAATTGAAGTACCTGAGGAATTTACGCAAGAAGACTTCGTCCTCAAGCGCAGAGATAGCTTATGGGCATACCAACTCGCCGTTGTTCTCGACGACTATCGGCAAGGAATTACACATGTGGTTCGTGGACAAGACCTACTGTTTCCTACGGTATGGCAACTTGCTTTGTGGCATGGTTTAGAGCACATAATTCCATTGTTAAACGACTTCGATATTCGGTCACCGCCGATTTATTCGCATGTGAAGTTGCAACTCGACGCTCAAGGTCGCAAGTTAAGCAAACAAAACCATGCGCCCGCACTAGAAACAGAGTTTGCAAACAAAAACCTTTGCAACGCATTACGCGGACTCGAGATCAAAGTACCCAGTGAACTCGAAAATGCGTCAGTTAGAGAAATCATCCATTACGGAATTGAGTCATGGCGTCATCGCAAGATGTTCAAATCAACATGA
- a CDS encoding transcriptional regulator, TraR/DksA family: MAEAKERRAHGILAQAGLEPYIEKDGEEYMNEAQRAHFKKILEVWRAQLREEVDRTVGHLKEDAENYADPVDRAAQEEEFAIELRTRDRERKLIKKIEKTLELIEHNDFGFCASCGVEIGIRRLEARPTADLCIDCKSLAEIREKQMKGS, translated from the coding sequence ATGGCGGAAGCTAAGGAAAGAAGGGCGCATGGAATTCTTGCGCAAGCGGGGCTTGAGCCTTACATCGAAAAAGACGGTGAAGAATATATGAATGAAGCGCAGCGCGCTCATTTCAAGAAGATTCTAGAGGTTTGGCGAGCTCAGTTGAGAGAAGAGGTAGATCGCACGGTAGGTCACTTGAAGGAAGATGCTGAGAACTATGCCGACCCAGTAGACCGAGCCGCTCAAGAGGAAGAGTTTGCGATCGAGTTAAGAACCCGCGATCGCGAGCGCAAATTAATTAAGAAAATTGAGAAAACTCTGGAGCTCATCGAACACAACGATTTTGGTTTTTGCGCATCCTGTGGCGTTGAGATAGGAATTCGTCGCTTAGAAGCAAGACCGACAGCCGATTTATGTATTGATTGTAAGAGTTTAGCGGAAATCCGCGAGAAGCAGATGAAAGGCTCTTAA